One Budorcas taxicolor isolate Tak-1 chromosome 13, Takin1.1, whole genome shotgun sequence DNA window includes the following coding sequences:
- the ZBP1 gene encoding Z-DNA-binding protein 1, which yields MGVYFNLCSSVCPRSLSGGRLTAQAGSWGPQFCLCPCLPLPDLEQRILEVLRDAGSPVKTTQLLKKLRVPKKKLNQLLHKMKQESKGVMLAGPAMWCLGDSGTKEMVPTERVERPQQDAVAVPKKPGPELSEQQKEIYQFLEAHGPHKALMIAKALGMKTAKEVNPDLYAMRDKHLLDFDQKSNSWTIYQSEGSRNQSTPVIYQQNPINMICQKGPNSHISIQNCEDIQIGHGNLLVRQMGSGENGSTAPCYLPPMASADPSTLDSLAGSRGPQDIRMEKSVLRRVQMGHGNEMRLHSNPAKISACGAFDSPTASVLGTSPEASIEIQIPEPGPQSEGVTSQRVHIRSCFLEDTTVGNSNRMTVHPGAADVKGVQKPRETGGDAEPPHRDAPSRSEVPPVGSRADPVSAETLISENLAATTLERHDSENTEDTC from the exons ATGGGTGTCTACTTCAACCTCTGTTCCTCCGTCTGCCCTCGATCCCTCTCTGGGGGGCGCCTGACGGCCCAGGCTGGGTCGTGGGGACCTCAGTTCTGTCTCTGcccctgtctccctctcccagaccTTGAGCAGAGGATTCTGGAGGTGTTGAGGGATGCTGGCTCCCCTGTGAAGACCACCCAACTGTTAAAGAAATTGCGAGTGCCCAAGAAGAAGCTCAACCAGCTCCTCCACAAGATGAAGCAGGAGTCGAAAGGAGTCATGCTCGCAGGCCCTGCGATGTGGTGCTTGGGCGACAGCGGGACCAAAGAAATGGTTCCCACAGAGCGGG tggagaGGCCCCAGCAAGATGCAGTTGCAGTTCCAAAGAAGCCGGGCCCAGAGCTCAGTGAACAGC agaAAGAGATCTACCAGTTTCTGGAAGCCCATGGGCCCCATAAAGCCCTGATGATCGCCAAGGCCCTGGGGATGAAGACAGCAAAGGAAGTCAACCCAGACTTGTATGCAATGAGGGACAAGCACCTCCTGGACtttgaccagaaatcaaactcttGGACAATTTATCAATCAG AAGGTTCTAGAAATCAGTCCACCCCAGTTATTTACCAGCAAAATCCAATCAACATGATCTGTCAGAAGGGACCAAACAGCCACATTTCCATCCAGAACTGTGAAGATATCCAGATTGGACACGGGAATCTCCTAGTGAGACAAATGGGATCTGGGGAAAACG GCTCCACAGCTCCCTGCTACCTCCCTCCAATGGCTTCTGCTGATCCCTCAACTCTGGATTCCCTGGCTGGATCCAGGGGGCCCCAGGACATCCGGATGGAGAAGTCTGTGCTCAGGCGAGTTCAGATGGGACATGGCAATGAGATGCGACTTCACAGCAACCCAGCCAAGATCTCTGCCTGCGGCGCCTTTGACAGCCCCACAG CCTCTGTCCTGGGTACCAGCCCAGAAGCTTCCATCGAAATTCAAATCCCTGAACCAGGACCTCAGTCCGAAGGGGTCACGTCCCAGAGAGTCCACATTCGCTCCTGCTTCCTCGAGGACACCACCGTCGGCAACAGCAACAGGATGACGGTCCACCCGGGGGCAGCTGATGTCAAGGGAGTCCAAAAGCCTAGGGAAACAGGAGGGGATGCAG aGCCTCCCCACCGAGATGCACCATCCAGAAGCGAGGTCCCTCCTGTTGGCAGTCGGGCCGACCCCGTCAGCGCTGAGACGCTCATCTCAGAAAACCTGGCAGCTACGACCCTTGAGAGGCATGACTCCGAAAACACAGAAGACACCTGCTGA